The Corynebacterium simulans genome contains a region encoding:
- the pta gene encoding phosphate acetyltransferase, with amino-acid sequence MSSQNSALVSVIGRGFDGLDIASLATDLGATFAQLDDLGTTLDQILVTVPEGDVVLQGTGVMDFDAKAAAALGIPFVLISNAPQRTSDLALAHARSLGAEVVGAFTDVASVPGALAAIESVAPVMSAEVFQKQLLDQARAAGAHIVLPEGEDDRIIEAAGALMAGKVAKLTILGDEADVAKRAELLGVDLTGVDVIDHLNSPLAEEFAADFAELRKKKGVTLEQARETMKDVSYFATMMVHKGLADGMVSGAAHTTAHTIKPSFQIIKTAPGASVVSSIFLMVMRGRLWAFGDCAVNPNPTAEQLGEIAVVSAKTAAQFGIDPRVAMLSYSTGTSGSGPDVDRAVAAVEAARGIDSSVKVDGPLQFDAACDPGVAAKKAPESEVAGQANVFIFPDLEAGNIGYKTAQRTGGALAVGPILQGLNKPVNDLSRGATVPDIINTVAITAIQAGVK; translated from the coding sequence ATGTCTTCACAGAACTCCGCACTCGTGAGCGTCATTGGCCGTGGTTTTGACGGCCTCGATATCGCCTCCCTGGCAACCGACCTCGGCGCGACCTTCGCGCAGCTCGATGACCTGGGCACCACCCTGGACCAGATTCTGGTCACCGTTCCAGAAGGCGACGTCGTGTTGCAGGGCACGGGTGTGATGGACTTTGATGCCAAGGCCGCAGCGGCCCTGGGCATCCCGTTCGTTCTGATTTCCAACGCTCCGCAGCGAACCTCCGACCTGGCCCTTGCACATGCCCGTTCCCTGGGCGCTGAGGTAGTAGGCGCGTTTACCGACGTCGCGTCTGTCCCCGGTGCGCTCGCGGCCATCGAGTCCGTCGCGCCGGTCATGAGCGCGGAGGTCTTCCAGAAGCAGCTGCTCGACCAGGCCCGTGCCGCCGGTGCACACATCGTTCTGCCGGAAGGCGAGGATGACCGCATTATCGAGGCAGCCGGAGCGCTTATGGCGGGCAAGGTGGCGAAGCTGACCATCCTGGGTGATGAGGCGGACGTCGCCAAGCGTGCGGAGCTCCTCGGCGTGGATCTCACCGGCGTAGACGTCATTGACCACCTGAACTCCCCGCTGGCAGAGGAGTTCGCGGCCGACTTCGCGGAGCTGCGCAAGAAGAAGGGCGTTACCCTCGAGCAGGCGCGCGAGACCATGAAGGATGTTTCCTACTTTGCCACCATGATGGTGCACAAGGGCCTGGCAGACGGCATGGTTTCCGGCGCTGCGCACACCACCGCGCACACGATTAAGCCTTCCTTCCAGATCATCAAGACCGCGCCTGGTGCATCCGTTGTTTCCTCCATCTTTTTGATGGTGATGCGCGGACGCCTGTGGGCTTTCGGTGACTGCGCGGTCAACCCGAACCCGACCGCCGAGCAGCTGGGTGAAATCGCCGTGGTTTCTGCGAAGACCGCAGCGCAGTTCGGCATCGACCCACGCGTGGCCATGCTGTCTTACTCCACCGGCACCTCTGGCTCCGGCCCGGACGTCGACCGTGCAGTTGCTGCTGTTGAGGCTGCCCGCGGTATCGATTCCTCCGTCAAGGTGGATGGCCCGCTGCAGTTCGACGCCGCTTGTGACCCAGGCGTTGCTGCCAAGAAGGCACCGGAGTCCGAGGTGGCTGGACAGGCAAACGTCTTCATCTTCCCGGACCTGGAGGCGGGCAACATCGGCTACAAGACCGCCCAGCGTACCGGCGGCGCACTGGCAGTCGGCCCGATTCTGCAGGGCCTGAACAAGCCGGTCAACGACCTTTCCCGCGGCGCTACCGTTCCGGACATCATCAACACCGTCGCAATCACGGCTATCCAGGCAGGAGTCAAGTAA
- a CDS encoding acetate kinase: MAYVLVLNSGSSSVKFQLVDPAGKATDAPLVSGLVEQVGEPMGAVTVKTGGEEYKEELEIPTHSFGLERAFDIMHQHNVGPMDVEVIAVGHRVVHGGRLFSDPQLITDQIESMIEDLIPLAPLHNPANLDGIRVARKMLPNIPHVAVFDTAFFNTLPPAAALYAINNEVASKYDIRRYGFHGTSHEFVSQQVPRLLDKDPKRVNQITLHLGNGASAAAIRHGRPIDTSMGLTPLAGLAMGTRSGDIDPGIIFHLSRQAGMSIDEIDNLLNKQSGVKGISGVNDFRVLRERIEAEDQDAWLAYNIYIHQLRRFIGSYMIALGRLDAITFTAGVGENDTEVRQDSLFNLGMYGIHFDKEANLVRSKEPRMISTPDSPVKVFVVPTNEELAIAQKSAEIADMAREAGLY, encoded by the coding sequence ATGGCCTACGTACTCGTTCTTAACTCAGGATCTTCCTCAGTCAAGTTCCAGCTGGTTGACCCAGCAGGCAAGGCTACCGACGCCCCGCTGGTCTCCGGCCTTGTGGAGCAGGTCGGCGAGCCGATGGGTGCCGTCACCGTCAAGACTGGTGGCGAGGAATACAAGGAAGAGCTGGAGATTCCTACCCACTCTTTCGGCCTGGAGCGCGCGTTCGACATTATGCATCAGCACAATGTCGGCCCGATGGACGTTGAGGTCATCGCTGTGGGCCACCGTGTTGTGCACGGCGGCCGCCTCTTCTCCGATCCACAGCTGATTACGGACCAGATTGAGTCCATGATTGAGGACCTCATCCCGCTGGCTCCGCTGCACAACCCGGCCAACCTGGACGGCATTCGCGTGGCTCGCAAGATGCTGCCGAACATCCCGCACGTGGCCGTGTTCGATACCGCGTTCTTCAACACCCTGCCGCCGGCTGCTGCGCTTTACGCCATCAACAACGAGGTGGCCTCCAAGTACGACATCCGTCGCTACGGCTTCCACGGCACCTCCCACGAGTTCGTCTCCCAGCAGGTACCGCGCCTTCTGGATAAGGACCCGAAGCGCGTCAACCAGATCACGCTGCACCTGGGCAACGGTGCTTCGGCAGCCGCAATCCGCCACGGCCGCCCGATTGACACCTCGATGGGCCTTACCCCGCTGGCTGGTCTGGCAATGGGTACCCGTTCTGGTGACATTGACCCGGGCATCATCTTCCACCTCTCCCGCCAGGCGGGCATGTCTATCGATGAGATTGACAACCTGCTCAACAAGCAATCCGGTGTGAAGGGCATTTCTGGCGTCAACGACTTCCGTGTGCTGCGTGAGCGCATCGAAGCCGAGGACCAGGATGCATGGCTGGCATACAACATCTACATCCACCAGCTGCGCCGCTTCATCGGCTCGTACATGATTGCGCTGGGCCGCCTGGATGCGATCACCTTCACCGCGGGTGTGGGCGAAAACGACACTGAGGTGCGCCAGGATTCGCTGTTCAACCTGGGAATGTATGGCATCCACTTTGATAAGGAAGCAAACCTTGTCCGCTCGAAGGAGCCGCGCATGATTTCCACGCCGGACTCGCCGGTCAAGGTCTTCGTGGTGCCGACCAACGAGGAGCTGGCTATCGCACAGAAGTCCGCTGAAATCGCCGATATGGCGCGTGAGGCGGGGCTGTACTAG